The following DNA comes from Aquila chrysaetos chrysaetos chromosome 9, bAquChr1.4, whole genome shotgun sequence.
GCCTTTTTGGGGAGGGATGCCTGGCTcagcggggtggggggatgcCTGTGTGCAGCTGGGCACGTGGgaggtcccccccccccactccctaAGGGTAGCGAGCCTGCAGACCCACTGGGAATTTCCACACACCCTCTCCACCCCATGCTCACAAGTCCCCCGGGTCTCTTCTTGGcatccccccacacccccccaaatttatcctgggggggggggggtctctgctCCCCACAGGGATCTGGTCAGGAGCACCTCCCAGGTCGGCAGGAGCCTGCTGCTGTTGGAACCACCCAAATTCACAGGTGcaataaaaccccaaagctCTTTCATCCAGTCCCAGCCTCCTCTTAATGGCAATTAAAACCACCTCCAGCCCCATTCCTGCCTGGGGTGCTGTTAATCTTCTCTTGGCACCAGAAAGGCACCTCTGAGAGGCAGAGAGCACTGCTCCCGCCTGGCCAGGAGGAGGGATGAGCCCTGTCATCCCAGCTCTGTGAAGCCCCAGGGCCTCATCCTGTCCTGCATGTGGGTTTTGCATGATGTCAGCTGCAGCCAAAAAGGGGCCTGGAGGCAGCCGTGGTCTGGGGGGCTTCTGCTGGGGGGTGGCAGGCGGGCGCTGGATGGGCCAGGGCACACAAAAACGTGAGCAAAATGGGTTTATTACCGGGAGTCTGTTGGTGCAATTGCTATCGATCGGCAGCTGTCACCTTACATCCCCGCTAATGGGACCTGAAGAGGCTTTGAGATCGGGAGCAGGGCGTGCGCCTATGTGCcagcctcatcctgctcccGGCATggtcccccagcaccccttGCCCTGGCTCCtgcctcctttctcccttttcctttcctccgCTTGCTCTTTTACTATTTTCTGCTGattctgccttccctcctctctccccatctcTCGTTCACCACTTCCCCTTGCTCTTCATCTCCCCCTCTCGCCCCATCCCTTGTCCTCATCTCAGATGAGCAGTCCCCCACCCTCAGATGAGCCCCCCCTGCTtgtcccctccctcctccttccctttccatcccctttccccttttttcttttatttccccccctcgCTCCACAGGTTTGGCCGCTCCACTCTGCCCTGACCCCTCGGCTCAGCCACCAACGTCCATGGCCGTTCCTTGGCTTGGCTCCCTGCTCCCGACCCACCTCTCacttttccccccttcccacccGACCTCATcttattataattttaatttgcGAGGTCTCtcagcagggtgggggggattAACCCATGAGAAATGACTTATTGATCCCAGCTCATGCTTTGCGGCTCCATCCCCAGGGAGATGGGGATGTCTTGGTGGTTTATCTACCACGAGCTGCTGGGACTGGACCTGGAGCATCCCCTGGCTCTGCACCAGTACAATGGGCAGGGGGAAGCTGTGCACGGGGTACTCTGGGTATCAGGACATGGGTCTGGCACCAGCGCTGCTGCCTCCCCATCCCGCTCACTCCCGGCACGCTCTAGACATTCAAGTCTGAACAGATAGCGAGCTGCCCAGGCCCTTCCTCCCAATTACaaggagggaaagcaaaggagCGGGAACCCGCCCGGCGCTTTGGTAGGCAAAGCGCTCGGTGCCTGAGGCCCTGGCACCACGCCGTCGTGGCTGATGGTGTCGCAATGGGTGGGCAGCCGCGAGCTGGCTACACCCTGCGGGATTCGCAGCGAGCTCCTGGATCGGCAAGAAACGTTCACCGGCTCCACCCGGCCTCTGCGCTGCCAGGGCGCGTCTGGCTGGCTCCGGCTGGGCTCGGGCCGCGGGCAGGAGTGTTGCCgacagagctgtgctggctgggagCGGGCAAAGCTTGGCCTGAGCACCAGCGAGGTGCCGATGGGCACATCTCGGTGAGCGTGGCCAtgcgaggcggggcgggggggggtcatGCTTCCCACTGTGGTGTGGGCTTGCATCCCAGTGGGAACCAGCCCAGGGGGACGGATGCCGGGTTGGGATGGGGTCTCTTGGCACCGACCAAGCTGCACAGCGGTCAGGAGATGGATGCGGCACAGAGAGATGGGAGATTTTCACTCCAGCCCTGATGCCTGGGCGCTTTGGACCCAGACACCTCAATTTTGCAGCATCCCTGTGATTCCCAAAGGGATGAGCACCCACCAGGGATCCCCACAGCCATCCCCCGCACCCGTCTCACATGCCCCTTGCTCTCCCACCCCCGTCCatccgtcccgtcccccccagccTGTATCGCTTTCCACCATGTTAGCCTTGCTTGATTTAACCAGCAAACAGTCCCAGGATTTAATTCCCCAGCACCAGGCAGAGCGGGTGCACAGGAAGGAACGCGGCTCCCCACTGTTGCTGCTGGCTTCCTGGGATGGTTGAGCCGAGCGGGGCCCATGGCAGATGGAGGGGGCATCTGGCTCTGTGTCCCAGCCCCTCCTCGCCCAGCCTTCCCCTTCGGGTCCCAGTTTTCCCCATGGCCGAATCCCTCCTGGCTCAGATGTGACCCTGTGTTGCTGGAGGAGATAAACTGGGGAGGGTCGCGTCACCTTTCTGGCTGTCTGGCATCACCCGCTCCTACAGGTCACAGGGAtgggcagtgcaggcagggatgggctACTGGCCCTTTTGGTTGCCCTTGGCTTCATGTGTGGTTCTGGCAGGGTTTTCCGGAGGCCTCCAGGGTGGGTGAAACCCTGTCCTGGCCAAAACATCCCTGCTGGATCCCTGCTTCTCTGGCGGGGCTGGCCAAGGTGCTTGGTGCCCTTTCTGGCTGTCCCCACCAGCCAGTCTCCCATAGGGAGGGACCAGTGCACAGGGAGCTGCATCCCCATCACCCACAGAGACCGGGcacgaggaagaggaggaagatggcGGCAACGGCAGCGGTCGGCAGCCCATGGCTGGTGAGGGGTTAACGCAATCGTCTGTGCAGCCACGGCAGCCCTCCCGGGAGCGAGCACTGCAAGActgggttttcattttaagtgaCCCTAACGCGGTGAAATGCATCGGGCCAGGCGCGCCAGAGGCGAGGAGAGTGCAGGCGAGATGGACACCGGGCACCGGTGGGAGGTAGGAGACCCCCCAAACGATCCGGTGCGGATGCTTTGGGAAAGGCACCGTGAGCCCTTCCCTCGCAGGGACCCGGGGGTCCCAGCACCCCTCAGAGCCCTCGTCGCTCCTGGATGCCCACTGCGATGGCACCAGAGGGGGCATGGGGCACAGCTGGTGCCCCCAACACTCAGCTTTCCCCCCATAGCTCCCACCCACATGCTGGGATGTCCTTTTGCAGATGTTTGGGGCAGGACATGGCTCTGCTTGGGGTCACCGTGTTGGCCTCACGCTCCCGAGGCTGCTCAGTGcctccacctctgcctgcaggcagggctcaCTGCAGGCAGGGTTCAGTGCAGGCAGGGAATGGgtctcattttccattttcaccaATTTCACCAAATCAAGGGTGGGGTTTAGCCCTTTTTGCTCGGGTTGGTGCCCCTGCACCAGCCCCCCCTTTGCTGCTGGCTCCAAAGAGGATTTAGGTGGCAAGGGAAAACCCCAAAGGGCTTTGAAGGATTAGGGCTGGGCTTGGGGGATGAAGCTGATGATATCCCAGCCCaaatcccagccctgctcctcgcagCGGCCATAAGAGCTCCACGGTCAGGAGCCAGATCCAGAGCCCCCATCTCCTCCGGCACCCAGCATGGCCAGCCCCAGGATGGCCATATCCAGCCCCAGGATTGATATATCCAGCCCTGGGATGGCTGGATCCAGGCCAGGACAGATGTACTGAGTCCTGGGATGGGCTGTATCCAGCCCTGGGATACAGGAGGGGATCAagctggggacaggggatgcCACTGTCCCAGAACGCAGCATGCCTGGGGACCAGCCTGGCCTCCCGGGGACTCCCCCTCCGCCCCTTGCCTGGATGTTTCCAGGGCTGTGACTTTCCAATGTGACCTTCATCCCCTTGTcatcctcccccccagcccagttAGGGTTTCTGTTTGAAACCTTTTAAATCCCACGGTCCCAGGACACCAAAGGATGGGAATGAGTGGGgccaggaagggaaagggggaaaacacTGTAAGCATCGGCAGATGCTCCGAGCCTGGGATGGGGTTCCCCGCTGGGGTCCGGGTTGGATCCTGTAGCACCGGGTGGGGCTCCTGGCCCCAGGAAATGAGGAGGTGACGTGCCACCAAGGGTGGCTGTGGTGACACTCCTTCCCCATCTTTCTGTGGCAGcctctgtcccctgccccatACATGGGATGAGCCCCAGGATCTGGCCCCCCGTGCCCAGTCCTGCTGGGGTGTTGtcccccccagctcctggctgtTCCGATGCTCCCTAATCCGCTTGTTTTAATAgcattaaatgcttttaaacaaacaggCCCTTCAcctctgcctgcccaggggaCGATGCCCGATGCCCCAGTAgagctcggggggggggggcgctaAGGAGATTGGAGCAGGATTTGGGAGAGATAAAGGGGCAGGAACCCAGCCAAATCCCAGCCCTGACAGCCAGCCCTGCAGGATCAGCCCCAAACCCTTCCCTGTACCCCTCCCCActgtccccctccccccatcctggggggacccaggcgtcctaGCTCCCtgcccacgccagagcagggcaCCGGGGACCCCAATTTGGagccccccccgcctccacATCTGCAGTCCCCGCTTGGCTCCTCTCCCCCCAATCCGTGGGGGACCTTCACCCAGAGACGGGGCACCCTGGGAAAACACCCCTGGGGTTCAACAGCTCCCGTGGGACTCACGGGGACTCTGGACTCCCACCCTGCACCAGAGACTTGAAAGAGGCGTCGAGGCCCTCGCTAATGAGAAGTGAAGAACAAAcaagaggaaagcaaattaagagaggaaaaaaatggacatGAAGCTTTTCCATCGCTGCCTGAGCCCTCGGTGGGGGTTGGCAGCCTCCTGCCCTTTGGATCTGCTGCTCTCAGAGCCCTGTTTGCCTTCCTGCTCCAATCCAAATATCCCAAATTGCCCTATTTGTATTTACACGGCTGGGACACAGGGCCAGGGAAGCACCGCGGCCGCTCGGgcaagggagaggagggagcggGGGTGGGCAACGAAGCCACCATTGCCTAGTCCCATTGctcccatctcttttttttttttttccctgttttttttttttgctgaatttggAATCACACTCAgataaaaggggggggggggggggaagggggggcacCCACCACCAGGCACCTGCAGCCAAAGGGGCACAAAGCAATCGGGGTTTTTggtcactgctgagcagggacCCCCAAACCTCCCCCCTGCACCCCGATCCTCCACTCCCCCCTCTCTTTCCCAGCCATTTCttgctccctctcctccctgccagggTGTAAGCAGATTTACACTTAACCCATCCCCTCCCTTTATATATCCAGGTGATGCTCCCTAAGACCCTCAGAGGGtttctcctgcccagcagctcctgcctgggaAGACCCCACCACGGCAGGGCCACAGGTgagtggggcaggaggggggacATCCCATGGGAAGCAGTCAGGGCTggcaggttttggttttttggcaATGCCGAACACCCCCCTACAAGTGAGGACACGGCCGTCCCCATGAGTTGTGGCAGCATGGCCTGCTCCAGCCACGTCAGGGAGGTCACGTACCACTGCAGCATCCTCCTCCAGTGGTGGGTGCATTCCCCCAAGTGATGGGTGCATCCCCAAAGTGATGGGTGCATCCCCTCCAATGCAGGGTGCATCCCGGGTGCTAGGTGCTCATCGCAGggctcctctgctttctgctcgCAGGCTGGAGGATGCAGTGTGGCTGTCTGTCCCAAGGGCTGCCTGTCCTGTCTGACTCCTCCTGGGTATCAGGTGAGCACCCAGCAAGCGGGGTGAAgctttggggaaggaaggggtaAAGAGCCCACCCTCAGCCcccctgctttcctccctgcctgcacccagggTTGGTCCCTCTCTGCAGACCCACAGCCATGCTGGGATGGGGCACGGATCTTGTCACCATCTCCCCCCTCGGGCGCTAAAAAGCAGCtgcctttggggggggggggtagcaGTGACCTTGGGGTGATGTCCCCCGGTCCCCCCGAAAGCCCTAAGCGTGCCCCGCTCACTCCGCAGGGCTGGCCTTCCCTGACTGGGCGTACAAAGCCGAGTCCAGCCCCGGCTCCCGGCAAAACCAGTTATGGCATTTTatcctggagctgctgcagcaggaagagTTTCGCCATGTCATTGCCTGGCAGCAGGGCGAGTATGGGGAGTTTGTCATCAAGGACCCCGAGGAGGTGGCCCGGTTGTGGGGTCAGAGGAAATGCAAACCCCAGATGAACTACGACAAGCTGAGCCGGGCACTCAGGTGCCGCACGGGATGGGGGGCATGGGGCGGAGGGGTCACAGCCCTTGCTGTCCCTGAGGGACCCCACGGGGTGGCATCTGCCATCCCAGGGGGACCCCTCGGCTTGCCTAGTTCCTAGCCCTCGGCGGGTGTGTCCGACTGTCTGCCCACCCATTAAcacccctgcctcccccccagGTACTACTACAACAAGCGGATCCTGCACAAGACCAAGGGCAAGCGCTTCACCTACAAGTTCAACTTCAGCAAACTCATCTTCCTCAACTGCCCGCTGTGGGACGTCCGCTGCCCATCCCCGCTGCCGGGCGCTGGCAGCCTGTGCCACCCCCTCGCCCTGCCCCCCAGCATGCCGAGCCAGGTAGGGGTTCCAGGGGACCCAGGCCTGGCCGGGGGACATCCCTGGGGACAAGTTGCCCTTTCCCCACACTGCCATGTCCCCTTTCATCCCCCCAGTTGGTGCCAAGCATGCTGCTGAGCCGGCGGGTGCTGGCAGAGCCACTGGTCTGGCACCGGGGTCCCCGGCACCCCTGGCACCCCGACATGCTGGAGAAGAGGACGACCACCGCTGGGACCTGTAAGTGTGAGGCCAGCAAGGCTGGTGGGCATGACAAATGCCCAGCACGCTGCTGCCTGCACGGGCAGCGGATGCATCGGGTACAGGCAGGGCtcgctgcctgcaggcagggcacgGGGTTGCAGTGTGGTGGAGAGCAGTGGGTGCCAGGTTTTTTGTGGGTGCAGGGTATGGTGGGGCTTAGGCAGGCAGGGACATGGCCGTTGCTGgtcccacagcagcacccagTGGCTGTGGCTGGGAGAGAGGTCGGGGCACCCACCCGGAGGGTGCTGAGGCCAAGGGAGAAGGGACCTGCCAgagcaccccagggtgctgcctgcaccccttgGCATGACCCTGGCTCGGCTGTGCTGTACGGTACCACTGCCGGTCACAGTCGCGCCATTCTCCGTctcttgctgcctgcaggtctTGGCTCCACGTCCCCTCCATGCCTGGGGGGCTCCTGTTGCCATCTGGGGGTCCTGGAGGATCTTTCCCACCTGGCTGCCttccccccgccgctgccggcccTGGGCCACCCAGCACCTGCCTGGGCCACCTTCCCTGGCCACCTCCTGGTCCCTGCCAGCCACcccccactgctgctgcccccaAAGCCAGGGGTCCCCAGTCACACAGAGTTCCCCACATCGGTGCTCCTGCACCCTGGCTTCCCCCCCAGAGCTTTCTCCAGGCTCCCGCTCACAGCTGGGGGGCTGGTGCCAGAGCCCCCGTCATCCCAGCCAGGGGAGGAAggcaaggaggaagaagaggaggaggaaggccaGAGTAGTGCCATCACTGCACAGAGTGGCCCTGGGATGAAGCTGGAGCTGAAGGGCAGGGGGACGGGCAAAAGTGCGGTGCTCCCATCCAGCAGCTTCCCACCCGCCCAGCCCTGCGGCTGGTCCCTCCAGCCACCCTAAGGTGGGCTGTGCTTCGGGGTGGGGAGGCAGCCATGACACCCCCTCGTCCCCCCATCCCAACCCTGCAGCACCCCGGGATGTGGCCGACATCCCCAGCGCAGCCCCCGGGGTCCAGATGAGCCCCTCACGGGGTCTGGGGTGCCCCTGTGGCCCCCAGGCTCAGCCCTtcgcccccctccccagccattGGGTCCCTGCCTGCACGCAGCTGCCAGTCTCGCCCTGCCTGTACAAAAGGCAGgaaccagccccccccccccccccgaccctcCAAATAAACCAGTTTGCAGAGAGGGGTCTGGCTGTTCTCGCCCCGGGTGGCACCCCAAATCCGGTAGCACCCCAAAGCCACTGTCACCACAGAGGGGAAGCCGCGTCCACGATCCCCAACCCCCCCTCAGGGGTGTGCAAAGGGGATTTTGGGGTACGGTGGCACGGAAGGGATGCAGGCAGGATGGGCTGGCCCCCAAAAAGCCGATTATGGCCCTGGAGGGGCAGtgggaggctgggaccccgtgcAGGGTTTGAgatttggggtgcagggggacgaGGCAAGGGGCTGCCACTCCCAGCAATTCCCGGAAAACggctcattttcattttcacttttccatgttttccaCGCTGGGAAATCTGTGGGAGCAGGAAGGGGGGAAAGCGCCTCGCTCTCCTTTTTGGGGACCCCCTCTGTCCTCCCCTCATGGGCACCTGTGGGGGCTCAAGGGGTGGTGAGGGTTTGGGGGGCTCCTTGTGGGGCACCCCTCAGTGGGGTGTCAAGGGGGTGagcccccacagcccctccAAAGTCTTGTGCCTCTCAAATCCCTGCTGCAGCTAAGGCCACCCCCCATACCTGGGGAGACAGGTGGGACCCCTATAACCAGTCTGTGTCTGTGGGTCCCCCCACAGCTGGGCTGTGACAGGGGGTCCCAGCAGACCCCGGCCATGTGCTGGTCCCCAATGCCAGGCTGCGCAGGGCTCCCCCTGTACCCGAGCTGTGTCTATGGGTTCCCCCATACCTTGGTCTATAGGTCACCCCATATGCGGGTCCCCCCATGTCCAGGCTGTATCTATGGGTCCCCAACACTGAATCTGTGTCTGTGGGTCCCTCCACACCTGGGCATCCCCATGGGTCACTTGCACCCAAGTCTTGCTGTAGGTCCCCCCACATCCATGCTGTCCTCGTGGGTCCCCCACACTCGGGTCTCCCCGTGGGCCCCCCCCACATCCATGCTGTCCCTGTGGGTCCCTCACAACTGGGTCTCCCCGTGGGTCCCCCCGAATCCACGCTATCCCCgtgggtgtccccccccacctccccgccaGGTGTCCCCGCGGGTCGTGTCGTGtcgtgtcgtgtccccccccaaccgCCCTCCTCCCCCGCACGGCCCCCGCCGGCGCTGCcccctcggcggcggcggcgggggccgggcgaGCCCGGGGATTGGGAGCGGGCGTAGGCCTCTCCCTCGGCCCGGCCCCCCAGCGCCGCCGGGCGGGTTCGGTGAGGGacgggggggtcgggggggggggggtggcggccgcgccgccgccgaGCTGAGCCGGGCCGGGATCAGCGCCGGAGCCGGGGGCGGTGGtagtggtggtggggggagtCGGGCCCCGCCGAGGCCGCCGAGGCCGCCGGGGATGGTGGCggccggagcggggcggcggctcCCCGCGCCCTGACCGCCGAGGGGCCGCGGACGAGGCACCATGAGCGTGCGGCCTCCGCAGGCCCTCGACAGGTAGGTGAGGGGGCCGGGGAACGGGGAGGACGGGGGGGACGCAGCTCACGGGGGCCTCTGGGCGGCTGTcaactgggggagtggggcccggggcggcggggagacccccccccttctcccttccctgcgGTTGGAGGGTCGCCTCTGAAAAAGCGGCGTTTTGTTTTGGGGAGCGTGGGCAGGGTAggctgcggcccctccagctcCGGGGGAGAGCGGGGGGGTGGGTCTCAGTCCTCCCTGACACCCCCCGCCCACCCCGGTCCTGTCCCTCCATCGCCCTGGGATGGTCCCCGTCCCACCATGATGCTTGGACCAGGCTTATGGTCCCATCCTgtcccccctccaaaaaaaaaaaaaccatcccaAAACCAACCCACGTCTGACCGGTGGGAAAACATGGCCAAAATTAGAAATGGGGGAACACCCAGGTTGACTCCTGCGCCATTAAATACCTTTCCCTAGGCGCAGCAGGAGCGTTTTGCCCCAGATAGCCTCAGTTTTAACCTGAATTTCTTCAggtgggtttttgggggtgcaggggtgcaCCCCTGGGGTGGATGGGGTGTCTTATCCTCGCCAGAGCTCAGTTCCTCACGGGCAATTAACCTAATTAAACCCCAGTGGGATGTGTTCGCCTTCTGCCCCAGGAATGGGGGGCAAGCGGCCAGTGAGGGTCCCACTCGTTGTCCCCCCCCAGTCTCTGGACAGTGTGGTCCCAGGTTGGCAGCGCTGCCTGCATCTTCCCTGCTCTGTGTGTGGGAAGATGGAGGTCCATGGACGTCTGGGAGCTGGAAACGGGCACTTCGTTCCTCAGC
Coding sequences within:
- the ETV3L gene encoding ETS translocation variant 3-like protein; amino-acid sequence: MQCGCLSQGLPVLSDSSWVSGLAFPDWAYKAESSPGSRQNQLWHFILELLQQEEFRHVIAWQQGEYGEFVIKDPEEVARLWGQRKCKPQMNYDKLSRALRYYYNKRILHKTKGKRFTYKFNFSKLIFLNCPLWDVRCPSPLPGAGSLCHPLALPPSMPSQLVPSMLLSRRVLAEPLVWHRGPRHPWHPDMLEKRTTTAGTCKCEASKAGGHDKCPARCCLHGQRMHRVQAGLAACRQGTGLQCGGEQWVPGFLWVQGLGSTSPPCLGGSCCHLGVLEDLSHLAAFPPPLPALGHPAPAWATFPGHLLVPASHPPLLLPPKPGVPSHTEFPTSVLLHPGFPPRAFSRLPLTAGGLVPEPPSSQPGEEGKEEEEEEEGQSSAITAQSGPGMKLELKGRGTGKSAVLPSSSFPPAQPCGWSLQPP